A DNA window from Megalobrama amblycephala isolate DHTTF-2021 linkage group LG11, ASM1881202v1, whole genome shotgun sequence contains the following coding sequences:
- the LOC125278780 gene encoding trace amine-associated receptor 13c-like, with protein MDLSSQEYDPTEFCFPAVNNSCLKGIHLVSTQTVLYLILVSAMTVTILGNSVVIISIAHFKQLQTPTNILVMSLALVDLLLGLVVMPFSMIRSVDGCWYYGDAFCLLHSTFDLFLTSVSILHLVCIAIDRHQAVCYPLQYPTRITMPVAWVMVLISWSMVAVYSYGLLYSKANVEGLEEYIKSRYCIGSCSLLFSKLWSVLDTLLTFFLPCSVMVGLYVRIFVVAKKHVRTISEANQNENVNVFKSSRRSERKAAKTLGVVVGVFIFCWLPFFINSMIDPYINFSTPVALFEVFVWLGYINSTINPIIYGFFYPWFRKTLSLIITMRIFEPNSSDITVFTV; from the coding sequence ATGGATTTATCATCACAAGAATATGATCCCACTGAGTTTTGTTTTCCTGCAGTGAACAACTCTTGTCTTAAAGGCATACATCTTGTTTCCACTCAGACTGTGTTGTATCTCATATTGGTGTCGGCGATGACTGTAACTATTCTAGGAAATTCTGTGGTCATCATCTCCATAGCGCACTTCAAACAGCTCCAGACTCCCACTAACATCCTGGTGATGTCTCTGGCTCTCGTGGATCTTCTGCTTGGACTGGTGGTCATGCCTTTCAGTATGATCCGTTCTGTCGATGGCTGCTGGTACTATGGAGATGCCTTCTGTTTGCTCCACTCCACTTTTGACTTATTTCTCACATCTGTGTCTATTTTGCATCTTGTTTGTATTGCTATTGACCGACATCAGGCTGTGTGTTATCCGCTTCAGTACCCTACAAGAATAACCATGCCTGTTGCATGGGTCATGGTGCTGATAAGTTGGAGCATGGTTGCAGTATATTCATATGGTCTACTGTATTCAAAGGCTAATGTGGAAGGACTGGAGGAATATATAAAATCAAGATACTGTATAGGAAGTTGCAGTCTGCTTTTCAGTAAATTGTGGTCTGTTTTAGACACATTATTAACGTTTTTCTTGCCTTGTTCTGTCATGGTTGGACTATATGTGAGGATTTTTGTAGttgcaaaaaaacatgtaagAACAATCAGTGAGGCAAACCAGAATGAAAATGTGAATGTGTTTAAAAGCTCTCGACGATCTGAGCGCAAAGCAGCAAAAACTCTTGGTGTGGTCGTGGGTGTCTTTATTTTTTGCTGGCTGCCTTTTTTTATTAACTCTATGATTGATCCCTACATCAACTTTTCCACCCCAGTTGCTCTTTTTGAAGTGTTTGTCTGGTTAGGCTACATCAACTCAACCATAAACCCCATCATATATGGCTTTTTCTACCCATGGTTTAGAAAAACCCTTTCTCTCATTATAACAATGAGAATATTTGAACCAAACTCGtctgacatcactgttttcacggtttga